Below is a genomic region from Ignavibacteriales bacterium.
TACAATATAAAAGCGAGGAATATTCAATATGGACAGAATGATCCCACTTCTATAGATAAACTAGGATTTTACAATCTTCCACCTGTTTGCAGAATAAAAATATACACTGAATTAGGTGATTTAATCGCAACCATAGACCATACCAATGGTAGTGGCGACGATTATTGGTATTCACTAACATCTTCAAGACAAGTTGTCGCCAGTGGCTTATATATAGCTTATATTGAAGTTACTGAAGATTCCCAAAATTATAGGAAAGGCGACAATATTTTTAAGAAATTTATTATCATAAGATGATTATACCCATCTATACGAGAATGTATATCGAATAGGAGATTAAAACGTGAAGCGAATACAAAATACATGCTTGGCTTTAATAATAACGGCGTTATGTGCGACCATGTCCTTCAGTCAGATAAAATTGGCTCAGACAGGATTTAATTTTTTGAGTGTATCCTCTGATGCGAGATCAAGCGGGATAGGCGGCGCTGTAAATTCATTCTCAGGATTCTCGGGCGCGATGTCCTATAATCCGGCTTCTATGGCTGAAATGCCAACGTTACTCAGCGCTACTTTTAGCATGAATAAATGGATAGCTGATATCAATTACTTATCGGCCAGTGTAATACTATCACCAGCTTCTGGAGATTATGGTACGGTTGGTCTAAGTGTACAAACCGTTGATTACGGAGACGTTGAAGGGACAATGGTTGATAGAAATAATCCGAATGGATATTTTGACACTGGTATTATAAACCCTACTGCTCTTGCGGTAGGACTTGGTTATTCTAAAATGATCAGTAAGCAATTTGGCCTTGGCGCTCGAATCAAATATGCATATCAATCGCTGGGTGAAAGTACGTTTTTTGACAATACTTCAGCGGATGTTACGACAAAGAAAAATAAAGCTGATGCAATTGCCTATGATTTTGGAACGATCTATAAGACGGGTATTAAAAGCATCGCATTTGGAATGTCTGTGACGAACTTTTCACAAGAGATCAAATTTGAAAGTGAAGGTTTTCAGCTTCCTTTGCTTTTCACCTTCGGTGTTTCAGCCAATCTTTTTGATCTCATCAACCTCCCGCAATCTAATCAAGAGTTCATGATAGCTGTTGACTGGACTCATCCAAGATCACATCCGGAACAAATAAAAATTGGAGCGGAATATAAATTTATGAATTTACTTTCTCTGAGAGGTGGATACGTCGGTGGCAATGATGAAAATAAATTCACCTATGGAGTTGGCATTTCTTCTTTCGGTTTTGCAATTGATTATTCATATACTCCGTTTGGAGTATTTGGTAATGTTCAGCAAGTCACAGCATGTGTCTCATTGTAAAATGTATAAGGGTAAATTATGAAAAATGAAAAATTAAAACAAAGAACTTTTGCAAAGGGATTTATTGCACCGTGGTCGATCTTCTTTGCATGGTGTATTTTTATTATACCAGTACTATTTAACGCTTGCGAATACAAGAACAAGCCTGGAATTATATATGATCCCTCAATGGTTATGGATACTACTGGCAAGCCAACCATTACCGGCTTTACACCGGCAGCCGGTGCATTCGCGGGAGTTAGAGAAATTCAAATTAACGGTTCTAATTTAGGATTAAAAAATGGTACGGATACAGATTGGGTTTTTGTTGGTGGAGTGAGCCCATTAATCAAAGAAATACATGACTCATATATAACGATCTATAGACCAAAATTAGCAAACGATCATTATAATATACCTATTTCTGTAAGTGTTACAAACATGAAAATGCCGACAGAATCTTCCAGCGCCAGTTATTACGTTGAATCTCCGGGCACTATTACAGGTGATTATTCCAGCAATTCCGGTGCTTCTACAATGTTGACAGCAACTGAGTTTGATAAGAATGAAAATATTTATGTAATGAGTGTAGGTAAAAATTTATATAAAACCGATTCTGCAGGTGTTACACGAACGACAATATTAAATTCACAAAACATGGTACCGTCTGAATATGCGTCGATCACCACTATAGCTTTTGGCCCGGGTTCTAAAGATAAAAATCTCTTTATTGCAGATGGTAAAAGCAACATTGGACGCATTGATGTTTATGATACGTTAAATAGAACCGGTACTAAATCTCCATCGCCAGTTAAGTTAATCACACCTGCACCGGTGAGCGGACTGGACTTTGATGAAAATGGTAATATGTACGTCGCCGGCAATGCAAATCTTTATATCGCCGATACCTCGGTTGGCAACAGTACTGCTCCAACGTTTAATACGATTTCAGGTTATGCAGGTGTAACCAACTTAATAAAAATTCGCATAATTAAGGAATCAGGCAGCCAATATATTTATTATGCTGATTCTCTGCATGTTTGGAAAAGTCAAATATCGGGTAGTGCGTTGGTTAGCACTTCATCATTGGTTGACTTAAATACTCATCCCGAGTTAACCGGCTGCAAACTCAGTTCATTTGAAGTTGATATAAATGGCTCCCTTTTCCTTTGTCTAAAGAATCATCCAAAGTATTCCTTATTTTTTAGAGAAATTGATGGTTCAATAACTCCATTTTATTACGATCAAACTATTTTACCAAAAACTGTTGAAAGGATAGTTTGGGGCTATAGAAAGAATCTCTATCTCATAAGCGGCTCATTACAGACTGTACCTGGTACATACGACGCTGGCAGAATATATAGATTGGTCATGGATAGGTATGGTGCGCCATACAATGGCCGGAAATTTATAAAAAAATAAAAAAACCATTGACTTATATAAAATGTATTGTTAATGTACAGTCAAGCAAGTCACTAATCCAGTGAGCGAAGGTAATTATTTATATTAAGGAAAGGAGGTTCCCCGAAAATATTCAATCAACAATACAATGTACTAGATGAAAGGAGGTTTTTATAGTCAGGGGGAAAGAATGTAATTTTTTAAACGGTCTTTTTTTAGTACTTGTTTGGTCAAACTATTCACAAATATATGTTTGGAGAAATGAATATGAAAAATATACTATTACTTCTTCTTAGTCTTGTCTTAATTGCAGGTATAGTTGAAGCAAAGATAGTTACGAAAGATAATCTGTATCAAATTCCAAAAACAAAAATTGCTCCGGTCATTGATGGACAGGTAGATGCTGTATGGAATACTCTTGACTGGAATATGATGCGAAATTACCACACAGACGGTATATGTGATAGCGGTGCTGGCCTTACCGGTCTGAGCAAGATGATGTGGGATGCGAATAATCTTTACATTTTGTTCTACACAGTAGACGATGTTGTTGTTGATATTCCATCAAATCCAACTTGGAATCAGGATGGTGTTGAACTCTTTCTTGATGGATCCAATGACAAGACCGCAGAGACTGCCTTAAAAACTGGTCAGTACCAGTGGAACATCCCTCACTGGCTTAAAGGCCAAGAAGATGGGCATAAATATGTATCATTCACGGGTGGTGTCGATACAACCGGCATCGAATTTAAAATTTACGATGTACTTGATACAGAAGGTTTCCCAGGATGGCAGCTTGAATTAAAAATTCCTCTTGATGCTTTAGGCATTGATGGATCTGCAGCTGACAATCAAAAAATTGGGCTGGAATTCCAAATGGATGAAAGTGATAATGGAACTGCACGTGAAAGCGATGCGAAATGGTGGAGTGACAATGGCAGGTCATGGGCGGATGCATCACTTTGGGGCACCGGTATTCTTAGCACGAGAGAAGTAGATACTGTCCTTCAAATTGTTAAAGCTTCTACAGCCATAACTCTTGATGGGCTAATGGATGAAGACTATAAAAATTCCAATTCTATTACCATGAATTACTTTAGAGTTGATGGTGCGACAGATGTTTCAGGAACAGACCCAATGTTCGGTAGCTTCGTAACTGCCTATCCATTGTGGGATGCGAATAATTTTTACCTGTTCTGCGATGTCGTTGATGGTACTGTAATAGATGTTCCTACAAATCCGGGTTGGAATCAAGACGCTGTTGAACTTTTCCTTGATGGTGACAATGATCATACACCGGAAACTGCATTACATGGCAATCAACACCAGCCTGTCGTCCCGCACTGGCTAAAAGGCCAAGAGGCTGGGCATATGTATTTGATGAATTGGGGAACAATGGACACAACCGGCATTGAAGTCAAAATTACTGATCATGATATGAGAGGTAACGATGGCTCCCTTACAGAAGAAGGAAGCGGCTTCAATGTAGAGTTTAAGATTCCTCTTGCAAATTTTGGTGTTGATGGCTCGAGTGGAGCTGGTGCGAAATTCGGATTCGAAATTCAACATGATAATGGTAACACAACTGTACGTGATGGCCAGCAAAAATGGTGGAGTCCCAATGGCAGGTCGTGGGCAGATGCATCACTTTGGGGCTATTGTCAGTTGAGTGATGAGATTATTAATACTAAAGTGAAGACATCATCGTCTGTTATCAGCAGTTATAAACTGGAACAGAACTATCCGAATCCTTTCAACCCTTCCACGAAAATTACTTTTGAGCTTGCAAAGAGCGAGAAAGTAAAGCTTGCAGTTTATAACCTATTAGGAGAGCAAGTTGCAGAATTGGTAAATGGAATGATGAGTGCTTCATCTCATACCATTACTTTTAATGCACAGAATCTTGCCAGTGGTATCTATTTCTATAGATTAGAAGCTGGAAGCACAGTGTTATCAAAGAAGATGATATTACTTAAGTAATTAAGTAATATTGAATTGAGGTCTAAGAAAGCGTCTGTGGCAGACACCTTGCACAGACGCTTTTTTTTGCCAATCCTAAATA
It encodes:
- a CDS encoding T9SS type A sorting domain-containing protein, whose product is MKNILLLLLSLVLIAGIVEAKIVTKDNLYQIPKTKIAPVIDGQVDAVWNTLDWNMMRNYHTDGICDSGAGLTGLSKMMWDANNLYILFYTVDDVVVDIPSNPTWNQDGVELFLDGSNDKTAETALKTGQYQWNIPHWLKGQEDGHKYVSFTGGVDTTGIEFKIYDVLDTEGFPGWQLELKIPLDALGIDGSAADNQKIGLEFQMDESDNGTARESDAKWWSDNGRSWADASLWGTGILSTREVDTVLQIVKASTAITLDGLMDEDYKNSNSITMNYFRVDGATDVSGTDPMFGSFVTAYPLWDANNFYLFCDVVDGTVIDVPTNPGWNQDAVELFLDGDNDHTPETALHGNQHQPVVPHWLKGQEAGHMYLMNWGTMDTTGIEVKITDHDMRGNDGSLTEEGSGFNVEFKIPLANFGVDGSSGAGAKFGFEIQHDNGNTTVRDGQQKWWSPNGRSWADASLWGYCQLSDEIINTKVKTSSSVISSYKLEQNYPNPFNPSTKITFELAKSEKVKLAVYNLLGEQVAELVNGMMSASSHTITFNAQNLASGIYFYRLEAGSTVLSKKMILLK
- a CDS encoding IPT/TIG domain-containing protein; translated protein: MKNEKLKQRTFAKGFIAPWSIFFAWCIFIIPVLFNACEYKNKPGIIYDPSMVMDTTGKPTITGFTPAAGAFAGVREIQINGSNLGLKNGTDTDWVFVGGVSPLIKEIHDSYITIYRPKLANDHYNIPISVSVTNMKMPTESSSASYYVESPGTITGDYSSNSGASTMLTATEFDKNENIYVMSVGKNLYKTDSAGVTRTTILNSQNMVPSEYASITTIAFGPGSKDKNLFIADGKSNIGRIDVYDTLNRTGTKSPSPVKLITPAPVSGLDFDENGNMYVAGNANLYIADTSVGNSTAPTFNTISGYAGVTNLIKIRIIKESGSQYIYYADSLHVWKSQISGSALVSTSSLVDLNTHPELTGCKLSSFEVDINGSLFLCLKNHPKYSLFFREIDGSITPFYYDQTILPKTVERIVWGYRKNLYLISGSLQTVPGTYDAGRIYRLVMDRYGAPYNGRKFIKK
- a CDS encoding PorV/PorQ family protein, with product MKRIQNTCLALIITALCATMSFSQIKLAQTGFNFLSVSSDARSSGIGGAVNSFSGFSGAMSYNPASMAEMPTLLSATFSMNKWIADINYLSASVILSPASGDYGTVGLSVQTVDYGDVEGTMVDRNNPNGYFDTGIINPTALAVGLGYSKMISKQFGLGARIKYAYQSLGESTFFDNTSADVTTKKNKADAIAYDFGTIYKTGIKSIAFGMSVTNFSQEIKFESEGFQLPLLFTFGVSANLFDLINLPQSNQEFMIAVDWTHPRSHPEQIKIGAEYKFMNLLSLRGGYVGGNDENKFTYGVGISSFGFAIDYSYTPFGVFGNVQQVTACVSL